One Actinosynnema pretiosum DNA segment encodes these proteins:
- a CDS encoding nitroreductase/quinone reductase family protein: protein MRFVTGFNKLVLRLRASRRWGGAVRKRITIVTYTGRRSGRTFTTPVGYTRTGDTVLIKVMMPDRKSWWRNFTGDGGRLSLELDGANRPGHATARRASTRQVEVTVRLDSAQR, encoded by the coding sequence ATGCGCTTCGTGACCGGCTTCAACAAACTCGTCCTGCGCCTGCGCGCGTCCCGCCGCTGGGGCGGCGCGGTGCGCAAGCGCATCACCATCGTCACCTACACCGGCCGCCGCTCCGGCCGCACGTTCACCACCCCGGTCGGCTACACCCGCACCGGCGACACCGTGCTGATCAAGGTGATGATGCCGGACCGCAAGTCGTGGTGGCGCAACTTCACCGGCGACGGCGGTCGCCTGTCCCTGGAACTCGACGGAGCCAACCGCCCCGGCCACGCGACCGCCCGACGAGCGTCCACACGCCAGGTCGAGGTGACCGTGCGCCTGGACAGCGCCCAGCGCTGA
- a CDS encoding DUF6807 domain-containing protein, with protein MSGFALRHDIGSAVGFLAGGVELARYEYAPGTPQRESPKPFLHPVRTRSGRLVSLFRPHDHVWHKGIAWSLPHVGEHNFWGGPSYLRDRGYAQLANNGAQVHRRVTGLGAHGGGVRFAHELDWVAQDGRAVLTESRVLAAVPLGDSAWGLTFDTAMTNTSGAALVFGSPTTNGRDNAGYGGLFWRGPRSFTGGVVITPDGVGGDELRGWRGEWMAFCGRHDGDDAESLVLAVDHVGNPHHPPRWFTRSENFACLNPAPFFSEELVVGDGESARFRYGVGIADGGADGAVALAGAVRGVLG; from the coding sequence GTGAGCGGCTTCGCACTGCGGCACGACATCGGGTCGGCGGTCGGGTTCCTCGCCGGGGGCGTTGAGCTGGCCCGGTACGAGTACGCGCCCGGCACGCCGCAGCGGGAGTCGCCCAAGCCGTTCCTGCACCCCGTGCGCACCCGCTCCGGGCGGCTGGTGAGCCTGTTCCGGCCGCACGACCACGTGTGGCACAAGGGGATCGCCTGGTCCCTGCCGCACGTCGGCGAGCACAACTTCTGGGGCGGCCCGTCCTACCTGCGCGACCGGGGGTACGCGCAGCTCGCCAACAACGGCGCGCAGGTCCACCGGCGGGTCACCGGGCTCGGGGCGCACGGGGGCGGTGTCCGGTTCGCGCACGAGTTGGACTGGGTGGCGCAGGACGGGCGGGCCGTGCTCACCGAGTCGCGGGTGCTCGCCGCCGTCCCGCTGGGCGACTCGGCCTGGGGGCTCACCTTCGACACCGCCATGACCAACACCTCCGGCGCGGCGCTGGTGTTCGGCTCGCCCACCACCAACGGGCGGGACAACGCCGGGTACGGCGGGTTGTTCTGGCGCGGGCCGCGCTCGTTCACCGGGGGCGTCGTGATCACGCCGGACGGGGTGGGCGGGGACGAGCTGCGCGGGTGGCGCGGCGAGTGGATGGCGTTCTGCGGCAGGCACGACGGGGACGACGCCGAGTCGCTGGTGCTCGCCGTCGACCACGTGGGCAACCCGCACCACCCGCCGCGCTGGTTCACCCGGTCGGAGAACTTCGCCTGCCTGAACCCGGCTCCGTTCTTCAGCGAGGAGCTCGTGGTGGGGGACGGGGAGAGCGCGCGGTTCCGGTACGGGGTGGGGATCGCGGACGGTGGCGCCGATGGCGCGGTGGCGCTCGCGGGGGCGGTACGCGGGGTGCTCGGGTGA
- a CDS encoding glycerate kinase, translating to MDPQRNHVVVALDSFKGSLTAREATAALARGLRRTGAHVIEHPVADGGEGTLDALLGAGFTEVPTPSADALDRPLTARYATRSGTAAVELAESSGLAGIADVPMTPPRARAATTLGAGHLIAAALTAGHRRIVVGLGGSATTDGGAGMLIALGARLLDRNGAPLNGATSPLHEVHSLDLSTLHPALHDADVEVACDVDNPLLGPQGAAAVYGPQKGADPALVTELNTSLTRWADLLEQATTRSARDLPGAGAAGGTGFALLACGARMRSGITLVLDLTNLPAALQGAHLVIAGEGRVDHQTLHGKAPAGVAAAARAAGAPVIAVAGSCTLTPTELTRAGFTTAFTLTDLEPDISRCHTEAAPLLERLGEHIAQTLPL from the coding sequence GTGGACCCGCAGCGCAACCACGTGGTCGTGGCACTGGACTCCTTCAAGGGCTCGCTGACCGCCCGCGAGGCCACGGCAGCACTGGCGCGGGGCCTGCGCCGCACGGGCGCGCACGTGATCGAGCACCCGGTGGCGGACGGCGGCGAAGGCACCCTGGACGCACTCCTGGGCGCAGGTTTCACCGAGGTCCCCACACCGTCGGCAGACGCACTGGACCGCCCCCTGACCGCCCGCTACGCCACCCGCTCAGGCACCGCCGCGGTGGAGTTGGCCGAGTCCTCGGGCCTAGCCGGAATAGCCGACGTGCCGATGACCCCACCCCGCGCCCGAGCAGCAACAACCCTGGGCGCCGGCCACCTGATCGCCGCAGCCCTGACCGCGGGCCACCGCAGGATCGTCGTGGGCCTGGGCGGCAGCGCCACCACCGATGGCGGCGCGGGAATGCTGATCGCCCTGGGCGCACGCCTCCTGGACCGCAACGGCGCCCCCCTGAACGGCGCCACCTCCCCCCTGCACGAGGTCCACTCCCTCGACCTCTCCACCCTGCACCCCGCCCTGCACGACGCGGACGTCGAAGTAGCCTGCGACGTGGACAACCCCCTACTGGGCCCACAAGGCGCAGCAGCGGTCTACGGCCCCCAAAAAGGCGCAGATCCCGCTCTCGTGACCGAGCTCAACACCTCCCTGACCCGCTGGGCGGACCTCCTGGAGCAGGCCACAACCCGCTCCGCACGCGACCTGCCGGGAGCAGGCGCGGCAGGCGGAACAGGTTTCGCGCTCCTGGCGTGCGGAGCGCGGATGCGCTCAGGCATCACCCTGGTCCTGGACCTGACCAACCTGCCCGCAGCGCTGCAAGGCGCCCACCTGGTGATCGCAGGCGAAGGCCGGGTGGACCACCAGACCCTGCACGGCAAAGCCCCCGCAGGCGTGGCAGCAGCAGCACGAGCAGCAGGCGCACCAGTGATCGCGGTAGCCGGAAGCTGCACCCTGACCCCCACCGAACTGACCAGAGCAGGCTTCACCACAGCCTTCACCCTGACCGACCTGGAACCCGACATCTCCCGCTGCCACACCGAAGCCGCCCCCCTGCTGGAACGCCTGGGCGAACACATCGCCCAAACCCTCCCCCTCTAA
- a CDS encoding RICIN domain-containing protein, which yields MGVQVNPVEAGRARGARTAGVAAAATVVTLAGGLLLWPSAHPANAAVGAGTYTVTSGGSGLCLGSPGAAADAQLQLQACTGADGQKWVLTSVSGGFRITSVSTGLCVGVAGAATSAGKAIQQQSCSGGAGQVWSLTESGSNHRVVNPNADKCMNTKDNATTAGAAVQTNSCDSAASKQWGFTPAGGGQPTTTTTGGGSTTTTTKPPVTTTTPPPSGSAIYASPSGTDGAAGTEAAPTTLTSAISRVASGGTIYLRGGTYRFSSTVSIPQGRNGTASKRTQLFAYSGETPVLNFSAQSEDPANRGLALNASYWHVRGIVVERAGDNGIFISGSNNVVERTVTRFNRDSGLQLSRELSSTPKDQWPSNNLVLSSESHDNADSDGEDADGFAAKLTSGPGNVFRYTVSHNNIDDGWDLYTKTDTGPIGAVTIEDSLAYGNGTLSDGSQAGNGDRNGFKLGGEDIAVNHVVQRTIAYNNGKHGFTYNRNLGKITMSNNVSVDSTERNFNFDGGTSVFRNNVSCYSSGGTKDKTIGDVDSSNQFWSGSNGSKCSAYSGKLTWSFASDGRLVVSFGGKVVTP from the coding sequence ATGGGTGTGCAGGTGAATCCGGTGGAGGCCGGGCGGGCGCGTGGGGCGCGCACCGCCGGGGTCGCCGCCGCGGCCACGGTGGTGACGCTCGCGGGCGGGCTGCTGCTCTGGCCGTCCGCTCACCCCGCGAACGCGGCGGTGGGCGCGGGGACCTACACCGTGACCAGCGGTGGCAGCGGGTTGTGCCTCGGCTCGCCCGGTGCGGCGGCGGACGCGCAGTTGCAGTTGCAGGCGTGCACGGGCGCCGACGGCCAGAAGTGGGTGCTGACGTCGGTCAGCGGCGGGTTCCGGATCACCTCGGTGTCCACCGGGCTGTGCGTCGGGGTGGCGGGGGCGGCCACGAGCGCGGGCAAGGCGATCCAGCAGCAGTCGTGCTCCGGCGGGGCCGGGCAGGTGTGGTCGCTGACCGAGAGCGGCTCGAACCACCGGGTGGTCAACCCGAACGCCGACAAGTGCATGAACACCAAGGACAACGCCACGACGGCGGGCGCCGCGGTGCAGACGAACTCGTGCGACAGCGCGGCCTCCAAGCAGTGGGGCTTCACCCCGGCGGGTGGCGGTCAGCCGACGACGACCACCACCGGTGGCGGTAGCACGACCACGACCACCAAGCCGCCGGTGACGACCACGACGCCGCCGCCGAGCGGTTCGGCGATCTACGCCTCGCCCAGCGGGACGGACGGCGCCGCGGGCACCGAGGCCGCGCCGACGACGCTCACCTCGGCGATCTCGCGCGTCGCGTCCGGCGGGACGATCTACCTGCGCGGTGGCACGTACCGGTTCTCCAGCACGGTGTCGATCCCGCAGGGCCGCAACGGCACGGCGAGCAAGCGCACCCAACTGTTCGCCTACTCGGGTGAGACCCCGGTGCTGAACTTCTCGGCGCAGAGCGAGGACCCTGCGAACCGGGGTCTGGCGCTGAACGCGTCGTACTGGCACGTGCGCGGCATCGTCGTGGAGCGCGCCGGGGACAACGGCATCTTCATCAGCGGCAGCAACAACGTCGTCGAGCGGACCGTGACCCGGTTCAACCGGGACAGCGGCCTCCAGCTGTCGCGGGAGCTGTCCAGCACGCCGAAGGACCAGTGGCCGTCGAACAACCTGGTCCTCAGCTCCGAGTCGCACGACAACGCGGACTCGGACGGCGAGGACGCCGACGGGTTCGCCGCGAAGCTGACCTCGGGGCCGGGCAACGTGTTCCGCTACACCGTGTCGCACAACAACATCGATGACGGCTGGGACCTCTACACAAAGACCGACACCGGCCCCATCGGCGCGGTGACGATCGAGGACTCGCTGGCGTACGGCAACGGCACGCTGAGCGACGGCTCGCAGGCGGGCAACGGCGACCGCAACGGCTTCAAGCTGGGCGGTGAGGACATCGCGGTGAACCACGTGGTCCAGCGCACCATCGCCTACAACAACGGCAAGCACGGCTTCACCTACAACCGCAACCTCGGCAAGATCACCATGTCGAACAACGTGAGCGTCGACAGCACCGAGCGGAACTTCAACTTCGACGGTGGCACGTCGGTGTTCCGCAACAACGTGTCCTGCTACAGCAGCGGTGGCACGAAGGACAAGACGATCGGCGACGTGGACTCGTCCAACCAGTTCTGGTCGGGGTCGAACGGCTCGAAGTGCTCCGCCTACTCCGGCAAGCTGACCTGGTCGTTCGCCTCTGACGGGCGGTTGGTCGTGAGCTTCGGCGGCAAGGTGGTCACCCCGTAG
- a CDS encoding GOLPH3/VPS74 family protein gives MEPTPLIVEDLMLLLLDDETGTMAGAGTMHYSLGGALLVELALRDRVEIIEGTEGLGGPKVIATGPQDLEDPLLRTAHEQIAQRTRRAQSVLLEIGAGLYKPVINRLIERDLIRTENKRVLGLFRTTRLPSNAPAHEADLRAKIRATLEDDQPADPRTGALIALLSASGTLPALRPPLPWSSKVAQRAKHIEAGNWAASAVTLAVATATAGAVAAAAVAATTAVAATS, from the coding sequence GTGGAACCCACCCCGCTGATCGTCGAAGACCTGATGCTCCTGCTGCTGGACGACGAAACCGGCACCATGGCCGGAGCAGGCACCATGCACTACTCCCTCGGCGGCGCGCTGCTGGTCGAACTGGCGCTGCGCGACCGGGTCGAGATCATCGAGGGCACCGAGGGCCTCGGCGGCCCCAAGGTCATCGCCACCGGCCCCCAGGACCTGGAAGACCCCCTCCTGCGCACCGCGCACGAGCAGATCGCCCAACGGACCAGGCGCGCCCAGTCGGTCCTGCTGGAGATCGGCGCGGGCCTCTACAAGCCGGTGATCAACCGCCTGATCGAGCGCGACCTGATCCGCACCGAGAACAAGCGGGTCCTCGGCCTGTTCCGCACCACGCGCCTGCCCAGCAACGCCCCGGCGCACGAGGCGGACCTGCGCGCCAAGATCCGCGCCACCCTGGAGGACGACCAGCCCGCAGACCCCCGGACGGGAGCCCTGATCGCCCTGCTCTCCGCGAGCGGCACCCTCCCCGCCCTGCGCCCACCCCTGCCCTGGTCGTCGAAGGTCGCCCAGCGCGCCAAGCACATCGAAGCGGGCAACTGGGCAGCCTCAGCCGTGACCCTCGCGGTGGCCACCGCAACCGCAGGCGCGGTAGCCGCAGCAGCGGTAGCGGCCACCACCGCGGTAGCAGCCACCAGCTGA
- a CDS encoding aspartate aminotransferase family protein, with protein sequence MATAHSDSSDPAFWSDVDRHLVRYGGTFTPEIISSAEGSFLRTEDGRRILDFTSGQMSAILGHSHPEVVETVRRQVGTLDHLFSGMLSRPVVDLARRLANTLPDPLQKVQLLTTGAESNEAALRLAKLATGKHEIVSFARSWHGMTQGAAGATYSAGRKGYGPTAPGNFALPSPNTYRPDFTTPDGTLDWRRQLDFGFDLIDAQSTGSLAACLVEPILSSGGVLEPPPGYFAALQEKCRERDMLLILDEAQTGLCRTGTWYAFERDGIVPDILTLSKTLGAGLPLAAVITSAEIEERAHERGYLFFTTHVSDPLVAAVGNTVLDVLERDDLAARATKLGDQLRTGLDRLASEHEVVGDIRGRGLLVGLELVADRSTKQGSDELGAAVTRRCLELGLHMNIVQLPGMGGVFRIAPPLTATEDELALGLEILDQALTDVTKGKST encoded by the coding sequence ATGGCCACTGCGCACAGCGACTCGTCGGACCCCGCCTTCTGGTCGGACGTGGACCGCCACCTGGTCCGCTACGGCGGCACGTTCACCCCGGAGATCATCAGCAGCGCCGAGGGCAGCTTCCTGCGCACCGAGGACGGCCGCCGCATCCTGGACTTCACATCCGGCCAGATGAGCGCCATCCTCGGCCACTCCCACCCCGAGGTGGTCGAGACGGTCCGCCGACAGGTCGGCACGCTGGACCACCTGTTCAGCGGGATGCTCAGCCGACCGGTGGTCGACCTCGCCCGCCGCCTCGCGAACACCCTCCCGGACCCGCTGCAGAAGGTCCAGCTACTGACCACCGGCGCGGAGTCCAACGAGGCCGCCCTGCGCCTGGCCAAGCTCGCCACGGGCAAGCACGAGATCGTCTCGTTCGCCCGCTCGTGGCACGGCATGACCCAGGGCGCCGCAGGCGCCACCTACAGCGCGGGCCGCAAGGGCTACGGCCCCACGGCTCCCGGCAACTTCGCCCTCCCCTCCCCGAACACCTACCGCCCGGACTTCACCACCCCGGACGGAACCCTGGACTGGCGCCGCCAGCTGGACTTCGGCTTCGACCTGATCGACGCCCAGTCCACCGGCAGCCTCGCGGCCTGCCTGGTCGAACCGATCCTGTCGTCGGGCGGCGTCCTGGAACCCCCACCCGGCTACTTCGCCGCCCTCCAGGAGAAGTGCCGCGAGCGCGACATGCTCCTGATCCTGGACGAGGCCCAGACCGGCCTGTGCCGCACGGGCACCTGGTACGCGTTCGAGCGCGACGGGATCGTCCCCGACATCCTGACGCTCTCCAAGACCCTGGGCGCGGGCCTACCGCTGGCCGCGGTGATCACCAGCGCCGAGATCGAGGAGCGCGCCCACGAACGCGGATACCTGTTCTTCACCACCCACGTCTCCGACCCGCTGGTCGCCGCCGTGGGCAACACCGTGCTGGACGTGCTCGAGCGTGACGACCTGGCCGCCCGCGCGACCAAGCTCGGCGACCAGCTCCGCACCGGCCTCGACCGCCTCGCGAGCGAGCACGAGGTGGTCGGCGACATCCGAGGCCGAGGCCTCCTCGTCGGCCTGGAACTGGTGGCCGATCGGAGCACCAAGCAGGGCTCGGACGAGCTGGGCGCCGCGGTCACCCGCCGCTGCCTGGAACTGGGCCTGCACATGAACATCGTGCAGCTCCCCGGCATGGGCGGCGTCTTCCGGATCGCCCCGCCGCTCACCGCGACCGAGGACGAGCTGGCCCTGGGCCTGGAGATCCTGGACCAGGCGCTGACCGACGTGACCAAGGGCAAGTCCACCTAG
- a CDS encoding Gfo/Idh/MocA family protein — MTRTCAIVGTGAIADVHARSLAQLGDRVRLVGVVDLLPERAAGFAARWGVPAHPDLAALLDAHRPDLVHLCTPPGSHLPLALEVLRAGAIPVVEKPPVLSLAEFDELRRAEAETGRPVVTVFQHRFGSGAVRLRELVARGALGRPLLAAAHTLWFRDDDYFAVPWRGKWEVEGGGPTMGHGIHQFDLLLSVLGRWSEVTAVAARQARPTDTEDVSAAIVRFESGAVATVVNSVVSPRQTSQLRFDFELATVELEHLYGYSDANWRLTAAPGAPDLAEVWAQGPADTPSGHTAQFAALLDALDGGGHPPVDSEDTRSTVELIAAIYASAFTGSVVRRGEIGEGHPFHADMTGGRAPWPRRER; from the coding sequence GTGACCCGAACCTGCGCCATCGTCGGCACCGGGGCCATCGCCGACGTGCACGCCCGGTCCCTCGCCCAGCTGGGGGACCGCGTCCGGCTGGTCGGCGTGGTCGACCTGCTGCCCGAGCGGGCCGCCGGGTTCGCCGCGCGCTGGGGCGTTCCCGCGCACCCGGACCTGGCCGCGCTGCTCGACGCGCACCGACCCGACCTCGTCCACCTGTGCACCCCGCCCGGCAGCCACCTGCCGCTCGCGCTGGAGGTGCTGCGGGCGGGCGCGATCCCGGTGGTGGAGAAGCCGCCGGTGCTGTCGCTGGCCGAGTTCGACGAGCTGCGCCGCGCCGAGGCCGAGACCGGGCGGCCGGTGGTGACGGTGTTCCAGCACCGGTTCGGCTCCGGCGCGGTCCGGTTGCGCGAGCTGGTCGCGCGGGGCGCGCTCGGCAGGCCGCTGCTGGCCGCCGCGCACACCCTGTGGTTCCGCGACGACGACTACTTCGCCGTGCCGTGGCGCGGGAAGTGGGAGGTGGAGGGCGGTGGGCCGACGATGGGGCACGGCATCCACCAGTTCGACCTGCTGCTGTCGGTGCTGGGGCGGTGGAGCGAGGTCACCGCCGTCGCCGCGCGGCAGGCCAGGCCCACCGACACCGAGGACGTGTCGGCGGCGATCGTGCGGTTCGAGTCCGGTGCGGTCGCGACGGTCGTGAACTCGGTGGTGTCGCCCCGGCAGACCAGCCAGCTGCGGTTCGACTTCGAGCTGGCCACCGTGGAGCTGGAGCACCTGTACGGGTACTCGGACGCGAACTGGCGGCTGACGGCCGCGCCCGGTGCGCCCGACCTCGCGGAGGTGTGGGCCCAGGGGCCCGCTGACACGCCGAGCGGGCACACCGCGCAGTTCGCCGCGCTGCTGGACGCCCTGGACGGCGGTGGGCACCCGCCGGTGGACAGCGAGGACACCCGGTCGACGGTGGAGCTGATCGCCGCGATCTACGCGTCCGCGTTCACCGGGTCGGTGGTGCGGCGGGGGGAGATCGGGGAGGGGCACCCGTTCCACGCGGACATGACCGGCGGGCGGGCGCCCTGGCCGCGCCGGGAGCGGTGA
- a CDS encoding LysR family transcriptional regulator: protein MLNPWRLRLLSQLETLGTVRAVAEAASLSASTVSQQLSVLEAETRTRLLERTGRRVRLTSAGQLLARRAREILDHMDTVEAELLGLGGEPAGLVRVGTFQSGIHTLAVPAVLQLARSHPHLQVELLELEPHESLRALRVGDADLVITTADFVEVPLGPDLDVVPLAVDPVVLVLPQHRGARGPVDLAAFADEPWALDVPGSYMANLTTRLCRQAGFEPRVVCRFSNYLMTLQHVEAGLSVALLPALAVDERYRLVRRELVPEVTRTITAVVRRGARRPTGVELVLETLRRLPTPPGISRP from the coding sequence GTGCTGAACCCGTGGCGGCTGCGGCTGCTGAGCCAGCTGGAGACCCTGGGCACCGTGCGCGCGGTCGCTGAGGCTGCTTCGCTGAGCGCGTCGACCGTGTCCCAGCAGCTGTCGGTGCTGGAGGCCGAGACGCGCACCCGGTTGCTGGAGCGGACCGGGCGGCGGGTGCGGTTGACGTCGGCCGGGCAGCTGCTGGCGCGGCGGGCGCGGGAGATCCTCGATCACATGGACACCGTGGAGGCCGAGCTGCTCGGGCTCGGTGGGGAGCCCGCCGGGCTCGTGCGGGTGGGCACGTTCCAGAGCGGGATCCACACCCTCGCGGTGCCCGCTGTGCTCCAGTTGGCGCGCTCGCACCCGCACCTCCAGGTCGAGCTGCTGGAGCTGGAACCGCACGAGAGCCTGCGCGCTCTGCGGGTGGGGGACGCTGATCTGGTCATCACGACGGCGGACTTCGTGGAGGTCCCGCTGGGGCCTGATCTGGACGTGGTGCCGCTGGCGGTCGATCCGGTGGTGCTGGTCCTGCCGCAGCACCGGGGCGCGCGGGGGCCGGTGGATCTCGCGGCGTTCGCGGATGAGCCGTGGGCGCTGGACGTGCCGGGGTCCTACATGGCGAACCTGACGACGCGGTTGTGCCGTCAGGCCGGGTTCGAGCCTCGGGTGGTGTGCCGGTTCAGCAACTACCTGATGACGCTCCAGCACGTCGAGGCGGGGTTGTCGGTGGCGTTGCTGCCCGCGCTGGCGGTGGACGAGCGGTACCGGCTGGTTCGGCGTGAGCTGGTGCCGGAGGTGACGCGCACGATCACCGCGGTGGTGCGCAGGGGCGCTCGGCGGCCGACCGGGGTCGAGCTGGTGCTGGAGACCCTGCGCCGGTTGCCCACGCCGCCGGGGATCTCCCGGCCGTAG
- a CDS encoding sugar phosphate isomerase/epimerase family protein, with the protein MGTCGWVWVRVGGGVVVSGWRFAVSTLGAPGVPVRESARVAAEHGCHGLEVRVHPDEEVRVGITAAQAARVREEVAGAGVEIACLAGYVRVCAPGGAVVDELRALVELAGVLGAPAVRVFPGGGDGEGVADEVAVERIGAVLPELRDAGVRLLVETHDSHATGEAAVRLVEPLGEPGVAAVLWDAVHPWRSGESPERTRAVLGEYLGYFQVKDVEAGGSTPVPPGAGVVPLGECGRVLGDWSGWVSLEWERAWYPGIEPLRVPLRAAAEWFEVWRPR; encoded by the coding sequence ATGGGTACGTGTGGGTGGGTATGGGTGCGCGTGGGCGGGGGTGTGGTGGTGAGTGGGTGGCGGTTCGCGGTCAGCACGTTGGGGGCACCTGGGGTTCCGGTTCGGGAGAGCGCGCGGGTGGCGGCTGAGCACGGGTGTCACGGGCTGGAGGTTCGGGTTCACCCGGATGAGGAAGTTCGGGTGGGGATCACGGCTGCGCAGGCTGCTCGGGTGCGGGAGGAGGTTGCGGGGGCCGGGGTGGAGATCGCTTGTCTTGCCGGGTACGTGCGGGTTTGCGCGCCCGGTGGGGCGGTGGTTGACGAGTTGCGGGCGTTGGTGGAGTTGGCCGGGGTGCTCGGGGCGCCTGCGGTTCGGGTTTTTCCCGGTGGGGGTGATGGGGAGGGCGTGGCGGACGAGGTTGCGGTTGAGCGGATCGGGGCGGTGCTGCCCGAGTTGAGGGACGCCGGGGTTCGGTTGTTGGTGGAGACGCACGATTCGCACGCCACCGGGGAGGCGGCGGTGCGGTTGGTCGAACCACTGGGGGAACCGGGGGTCGCGGCGGTGTTGTGGGACGCGGTGCACCCCTGGCGGAGTGGGGAGTCGCCGGAGCGGACCCGTGCCGTGCTGGGGGAGTACCTGGGGTACTTCCAGGTCAAGGACGTTGAGGCTGGTGGGTCCACACCGGTTCCGCCTGGGGCGGGGGTGGTTCCGCTCGGGGAGTGCGGGCGGGTGCTGGGGGACTGGTCCGGGTGGGTTTCGCTGGAGTGGGAGCGGGCCTGGTATCCGGGGATCGAGCCGTTGCGGGTGCCGTTGCGGGCCGCTGCGGAGTGGTTCGAGGTGTGGCGGCCTCGGTGA
- a CDS encoding cupin domain-containing protein: MSFPGGTSLSYLDVYSDAAPDGLVGGSPHVHLVPSECYTVVAGAGELHTAGPGGAEVTPLRAGVVVWFEPGVVHRAVNLGGLRVVVVMSDAGLPEAGDAVMTFPPHVLADPERYRAAVVLPQHGRAEAAARRRDLAVAGFLPIRDAVRDGDPGPLRAFHAAAAALVEDRAAGWVDVVRDGPLRQAERSLGRARDLAAGTASHLERATVRRASGPREPRFGMCGLLRPIDTRPEPREEQP, translated from the coding sequence GTGAGCTTCCCCGGCGGAACTTCGCTGTCCTACCTGGACGTCTACTCCGACGCGGCCCCGGACGGCCTGGTCGGGGGAAGTCCGCACGTGCACCTGGTGCCCAGCGAGTGCTACACCGTGGTCGCGGGTGCGGGTGAGCTGCACACCGCCGGGCCCGGCGGGGCCGAGGTGACGCCGTTGCGGGCCGGGGTCGTGGTCTGGTTCGAGCCGGGGGTGGTGCACCGGGCGGTCAACCTCGGTGGGCTGCGGGTCGTCGTGGTCATGAGCGACGCCGGGCTGCCGGAGGCCGGGGACGCGGTCATGACGTTCCCGCCGCACGTGCTCGCCGACCCGGAGCGGTACCGGGCCGCGGTCGTGCTGCCGCAGCACGGGCGTGCCGAAGCCGCTGCCCGGCGTCGGGACCTGGCGGTCGCGGGGTTCCTGCCCATCCGGGACGCGGTGCGCGACGGTGATCCGGGGCCGTTGCGGGCCTTCCACGCCGCTGCCGCCGCGCTGGTCGAGGACCGCGCCGCCGGGTGGGTGGACGTCGTGCGCGACGGGCCGCTCCGGCAGGCCGAGCGGTCGCTGGGCCGGGCGCGTGATCTGGCCGCCGGAACCGCCTCGCACCTGGAGCGCGCGACCGTGCGGCGCGCGAGCGGACCGCGGGAGCCCCGGTTCGGCATGTGCGGCCTGCTGCGCCCGATCGACACCCGGCCCGAACCCCGTGAGGAGCAGCCGTGA